A segment of the Streptomyces sp. P9-A2 genome:
TCCAGCACGAAGACGGTCTCCTTCACGGTGGCCGCGGACCAGCCGACGATCCGGCGGGAGAAGGTGTCCACGACGAAGGCGACGTAGACCACTCCGGCCCAGGTGGCCACGTGCGTGAAGTCCGCCACCCAGCACCGGTTCGGAGCGACGGCGACGAAGTCGCGGTCGACCAGATCGGGGGCCCGCTGGACCTGTCCGCCGGGGATCGTGGTGATGACGCGTCTGCCGCGCACTGCCCCCTGGATCCCGAGCTCGCGCATCAGGCGCTCGACGGTGCAGCGAGCCACCGCATGTCCCTGCCGGTTCAGCTCGCGCCAGACCTTCCGGGCCCCGTAGACACGGTAGTTGGACGTGTGGACGTCCTGGATCCGCTCCTTGAGTTCTTCGTCGCGCAAGCGGCGGGCGGAGGGCGTTTCGAGGCGTTTCTTGTGGGCGTAGTACGTGGAAGGGGCGATCTTGCAGTCGTGCTCGGTGAGCGTCCTGCAGATCGGCTCGACCCCGCCGAAGCGGTCCCGGTGCTCGTCGATGAACGCTACGAGCGCGTGTGTGGCCGGTCGAGCTCGGCCGCGAAGAAACTCGCCGCGGCCTTGAGGATCTCGTTGGCCCGCTTCAGTTCGGCGTTCTCCTTCTTCAACGCCTTGAGCTGGGCGGACTCCTCCGTCGTCGTCCCCGGACGCTGCCCCGCGTCGATCTCGTGCTGCTTGACCCAGTTCCGCAGCGTCTCGCGGGAACCGATGCCGAGCTTGTCCGTGACCGCCTGCAGGGCGGCCGTCTCGTTCGGGTGGTCGTCGCGCACCTCGGCGACCATGCGCACCGCACGGCGGCGCAGCTCAAGCGGGTAACGGGAGGGTCGTGCCATGACTCAATCCTTACATGGAATCGAGCCTCCACCTGACCCGGGGCGGTTCAGAGCGTCCGGCAGTCGAAGCGCACCGGTGGCACCATCACCAGCGGAAACCACTTCGACGCGTGGGCCCGCAACGGTATGAACCTGGGCAACCACAACTACATGATCATGGCCACTGAGGGCTACCAGAGCAGCGGCAGCTCCAACATCACGGTGAGTGAAGGATCCGGTGGTGGCGGCAACAACGGCGGCTGCACCGCGACCCTGTCGGCCGGTCAGCAGTGGAGCGACCGGTACAACCTCAACGTCTCCGTGAGCGGATCCAACAACTGGACCGTGACCATGAACGTGCCCTCGCCGGCGAAGGCCTCCTCCACCTGGAACGTCAGCGCGTCCTACCCTGACAGCCAGACGCTCGTCGCCAAGTCCAACGGCAGCGGCAACAACTGGGGCGCCACGATCCAGACCAACGGCAACTGGAACTGGCCGACCGTCTCCTGCAGCGCCGGCTGACCCCGGTAAGAGGAGGACCCCTCACATGACCACCGGTAAACGACAGCCGGTCACCCGGTACCTGCTTCCGGTCCTGGCCGTCGCCGCGCTGACCGTGGCAGCCACCGTGACCTCGACCGTCACCGCCCCCGAGTCACAGGCGGCCGCCTGCAACGGCTATGTCGGACTCACCTTCGACGACGGCCCGTCGACCGGCACCACGATGAGCCTGCTCAACGCGCTCAAGCAGAACGGGCTGCGGGCCACGATGTTCAACCAGGGCCAGTACGCCGCCGCCAACCCCTCCTTGGTCAAGGCCCAGACGGACGCCGGCATGTGGGTCGCCAACCACAGCTACACCCACCCCCACATGACCCAGCTGAGCCAGTCCCAGATGGACTCGGAGATCGCCCGCACCCAGCAGGCGATCGCGAACGCCGGAAGCGGTACACCCAGGTTGTTCCGCCCGCCGTACGGCGAGACCAACTCGACGCTGCGTGCGGTGGAGGTCAAGTACGGCCTCACCGAAGTCATTTGGGACATCGACTCGCAGGACTGGAACAACGCGAGCACCGATGCCATCGTGCAGGCCGCGTCCCGGCTCACCAACGGCCAGGTCATCCTGATGCACGACTGGCCGGCCAACACGATCGCCGCAATCCCGCGCATCGCGCAGAACCTGGCGGCGCGGGGGCTGTGTGCCGGCATGATCTCGCCGCAGACCGGCCGCGCGGTGGCACCCGACAACTCCGGTGGGGGAGGTTGAACCGCCCCGGGTCAGGTGGAGGCTCGATTCCATGTAAGGATTGAGTCATGGCACGACCCTCCCGTTACCCGCTTGAGCTGCGCCGTCGTGCGGTGCGCATGGTCGCCGAGGTGCGCGACGACCACCCGAACGAGACGGCCGCCCTGCAGGCGGTCACCGACAAGCTCGGCATCGGGTCCCGCGAGACGCTGCGGAACTGGGTGAAGCAGCACGAGATCGACGCGGGGCAGCGTCCGGGGACGACGACGGAGGAGTCCGCCCAGCTCAAGGCGTTGAAGAAGGAGAACGCCGAGCTGAAGCGGGCCAACGAGATCCTCA
Coding sequences within it:
- a CDS encoding IS3 family transposase (programmed frameshift), giving the protein MARPSRYPLELRRRAVRMVAEVRDDHPNETAALQAVTDKLGIGSRETLRNWVKQHEIDAGQRPGTTTEESAQLKALKKENAELKRANEILKAAAKFLRGRARPATHALVAFIDEHRDRFGGVEPICRTLTEHDCKIAPSTYYAHKKRLETPSARRLRDEELKERIQDVHTSNYRVYGARKVWRELNRQGHAVARCTVERLMRELGIQGAVRGRRVITTIPGGQVQRAPDLVDRDFVAVAPNRCWVADFTHVATWAGVVYVAFVVDTFSRRIVGWSAATVKETVFVLDALEMALWQRDRDKQPVQPGELIHHSDAGSQYTSFKLAEHLDAAGIAASIGSVGDAYDNALMESTIGLFKTELIKPRRPWKTLSQVELATAEWVDWYNHRRLHGEIGHIPPVEYEANYYTELTKPQVITTI
- a CDS encoding transposase, with product MARPSRYPLELRRRAVRMVAEVRDDHPNETAALQAVTDKLGIGSRETLRNWVKQHEIDAGQRPGTTTEESAQLKALKKENAELKRANEILKAAASFFAAELDRPHTRS